In Herbaspirillum seropedicae, a single window of DNA contains:
- a CDS encoding ABC transporter substrate-binding protein — protein MTHSTPSPHRRKLLLGAASMLAAGALPAVPALAQGAPVTIGVGADPVFTAFFVAANEKLFAKYGAPNVSVQSYTDGGEALNALVANQVNLGCAGEPTHIVRLARAELRPLAVTYQSRTYLKLVARKDIATADKIRKFGIVVGSVSEYVTGLTIRQLKLDASKIEMVRSGPPELPALLARGDIDAYFVWEPWPTLGVQQGGHILMTCGDVGYTSTLWLSATAPWLAANKEVAGRILKALAEAAEITRKDPPRAAQSVQAITRIPIPQTLNSLKDMEPVVRDFSDTDLATANAIGEFLLSRQAIKAPVDMGKVLQRGFYKG, from the coding sequence GTGACCCATTCCACTCCCTCGCCCCATCGCCGCAAGCTCCTGCTGGGCGCGGCTTCCATGCTCGCCGCCGGCGCCCTGCCTGCCGTGCCAGCCCTGGCGCAAGGCGCACCCGTGACCATCGGCGTGGGCGCCGACCCGGTGTTTACCGCCTTCTTCGTGGCGGCCAATGAAAAGCTCTTCGCCAAGTACGGCGCGCCCAACGTCAGCGTGCAGTCCTATACCGACGGCGGCGAAGCGCTCAATGCGCTGGTGGCCAACCAGGTCAATCTGGGCTGCGCGGGAGAACCGACCCACATCGTGCGCCTGGCGCGCGCCGAACTGCGTCCGCTGGCCGTGACCTACCAGTCACGCACCTACTTGAAACTGGTGGCGCGCAAGGACATCGCCACGGCCGACAAGATCAGGAAATTCGGCATCGTCGTCGGCTCGGTCTCGGAATACGTCACCGGCCTGACCATCCGCCAGCTAAAGCTCGATGCCAGCAAGATCGAGATGGTGCGCTCCGGCCCGCCAGAATTGCCGGCCCTGCTGGCGCGCGGCGACATCGACGCCTACTTCGTCTGGGAACCCTGGCCCACGCTGGGTGTGCAGCAAGGCGGCCATATCCTGATGACCTGCGGCGATGTCGGCTATACCAGCACGCTCTGGCTCTCGGCCACCGCCCCCTGGCTGGCGGCCAACAAGGAGGTGGCCGGCAGGATCCTCAAGGCCCTGGCCGAAGCCGCCGAGATCACCCGCAAGGACCCGCCGCGCGCGGCCCAGTCGGTGCAGGCCATCACCCGCATCCCGATCCCGCAGACGCTCAATTCGCTCAAGGATATGGAACCGGTGGTGCGCGACTTCAGCGATACCGACCTGGCCACCGCCAACGCGATCGGCGAATTCCTGCTGTCGCGCCAGGCCATCAAGGCTCCGGTGGACATGGGCAAGGTGTTGCAACGCGGCTTCTACAAGGGGTGA
- a CDS encoding ABC transporter ATP-binding protein produces MAHGSSVSLKRVGLTIGSNDIMAGIDLDIRAGEFVCLLGPSGCGKSTLLNAIAGFQDVSGEISVDGKRVKGPGLDRGVVFQSSEALFPWLSVRENVEYGLKLRGVASAERRAAAERYVSLVGLKHAIDKFPAELSGGMRQRAQIARVLVNEPSVVLMDEPFGALDAQTREVLQSELDRIWKSTGCTIVFVTHDIWEAILLADRVVTMTAGPRAHIKTIEEVHLPHPRDPADPACMALYARIRDDIGAEVTRVLRAQGLLEEESVK; encoded by the coding sequence ATGGCGCATGGATCTTCTGTTTCCCTCAAGCGGGTGGGCCTCACCATTGGCAGCAATGACATCATGGCCGGCATCGATCTCGATATCCGCGCCGGTGAATTCGTCTGCCTGCTCGGCCCCTCGGGCTGCGGCAAGTCCACCCTGCTCAACGCCATTGCCGGCTTCCAGGATGTCAGCGGCGAGATCAGCGTGGACGGCAAGCGCGTCAAGGGTCCGGGGCTGGACCGTGGTGTGGTGTTCCAGTCATCGGAGGCGCTGTTCCCCTGGCTGAGCGTGCGCGAGAACGTCGAGTACGGCCTCAAGCTGCGCGGCGTCGCCAGCGCCGAGCGGCGCGCCGCGGCCGAGCGCTATGTTTCGCTGGTGGGTCTGAAGCACGCCATCGACAAGTTCCCCGCCGAACTCTCGGGCGGCATGCGCCAGCGTGCGCAGATTGCGCGGGTGCTGGTCAATGAGCCTTCAGTGGTCTTGATGGACGAACCCTTCGGCGCGCTGGATGCGCAGACCCGCGAGGTGTTGCAGAGCGAGCTGGACCGCATCTGGAAAAGCACCGGCTGTACCATCGTCTTCGTCACCCACGACATCTGGGAAGCCATCCTCCTGGCCGATCGCGTGGTGACGATGACCGCCGGTCCACGCGCCCATATCAAGACCATCGAAGAAGTGCACCTGCCGCATCCACGCGATCCGGCCGATCCGGCCTGCATGGCGCTGTATGCGCGCATCCGCGACGACATCGGCGCAGAAGTCACGCGCGTATTGCGCGCCCAAGGTTTGCTCGAAGAGGAATCAGTCAAATGA